Genomic DNA from Garra rufa chromosome 22, GarRuf1.0, whole genome shotgun sequence:
atatgcaactgtttcagaaggttcaaatgctcactaatgctccagaaggaaaaattatgcattaagagccggggggtgtaaacttttgaacagaatgaatgtgtacatttttcttattttgcctaaatatctttttttttgttttgtactgcccttcagaagctacaaaagaaaaATGTccgcatcttcattctgttcaaaagttttcaccccccagctcttaatgcgttgtgtttATTTCTGGATcaacagttgtcctcagtgtgaaaagatggatctcaaaaacatacagtgctcgttggaaagggttcaaatacacaaaaatgctgaaaaaccaaagaatttggcatttttactattattttctcttgtggactatatgtaaatgtcttttagcTAATTTTATACTTGGATTAATTATACTTTTTTGCCCTTTTTGTTGCCTTTATTTAAATTAGACATGAAGCGAAGTAGGAGAAAGAgctaaaaaacaagctaaaagtAACCAAAAATGTGAAAAACTTCAATGAAAACCTCTATGTCTTTGTCAACTACCCACTATTGTCCAAAAACGAATTAGCAGTTATTTGTACTAACGTGTTTCGCAGTGTGGACCCTTCCAACCATGGCATTCACAGCGGTAGCTTCCGTTCAGCAGCACACAGACGCCATCATTCATACAGGGGTTTGGACTGCACAGGTTAACAGGTTTCTTCACATCTGTAAAACGAACATCAAGTTACAGAGGAGCAACACATGATGATAAATACATCAATATTTGTGCTCATTCATTTAGCTCAATACCTGCGCACACCATTTGTACCAGCACATCCTCAGAGTATTTCAGATCATCATATGAAGGTACAGAGATCATGTGATCCTCAGATCCAGCAATGCGGAAGAGAACCTCCTGCTGTTTGTCTCCTATGCCGATCACAAACACTGATACTCCGCTATCCCGGATCTTCTGTGCGGGCACCGCTGCATCTTCCGCACCCGTCCCATCTGTCAGCACCACTATGGCCTTGTTGACTCCAGGCCGTGCTCCTTTCCCCACCGTCAGGCTTTGGGAGAGCACATGGAGCAGGGCTGAACCTGTAGAGGCCTTCCCACCCAGAAAAGCAGCGTCTCCTACTGCCCTCAGCACAGCGGAGCCTGAGTCATACTTGTCCAGGTCAAAGACCGTGACGGGCCGTCTTCCATAAACCACCAGTCCCACCTGAGCCACATCGCGATTAATGTCAAACTGCACTGAGGTGCTCCGAACAAAGTCTTGAAGGTGGACGAAATTGTCTTTTCCTACACCACTCGAGGCATCCAAGACAAAAACAAGGTCCAACGCTTGACCCAGACAGCCTAGCAAAGACAAAAAGGGCTTTAGATTGAAAACTGAAAGAAATTGTTAACCctaaataacttttttgttttaaaaacccTGATTTAAATATTAGTTTAGTcacattttagtgtatttttatGCAAAGAGTGTATTTAAAATGTGATTGACACATTCTGATAAAATATACCAGTGTTTTTGCCTTTTCTCACCCTTGTAAAACAGTTGTCTTTGCTCTTTACAAACTATTTTTGTGGTGCTTTTTGTCTCTTTTAgcactacagttgaagtcaaaagtttacatacaccttgcaaaatctactaaatgttaattatttttaccaaaataagaggaatcatacaaaatgcatgttattttttatttagtactgacctaagtttacatatagtatacataagaaaataattgaattcataataatgaccccgttcaaaagttgttgttttttttgttttttgttttttgtgatgttattttagaaaaatctttcaggtcgcacaaattctttggtttttcagcatttttatttatttgaacccTCAACAAtgaatatgattttgagatccatcttttcacactgtggacagctgagggacttatttgcaactattacagaaagttcaaacgctcactgatgcttcagaagaaaacaatgcattaagagctgtgggggatgaaaactttttgaatttgaagatcagggtaaatttaacttattttgtcctctgggaaacatgtagaagtatcatctgtagcttctgaagggcaatactaaattaaaaaataaattatatttagtgaaaaaaaaaaaaagtacacatcttcattctgttcaaaagttttcacccccagctcttaatgtatggagtttccttctgaagcctcagtgagcatttgaaccttctgtaatagttgcatatgagtccctcagttgtcctcagtgtgaaaagatggatctcaaaatcatacagtcattgctggaaaggggtcaaatacataaaaatgctgtaaaaccaaagaatttctgggacctgaaggatttctcgaaaaacagtgggcagtttaactgttcaggacaaacaagggactcatgaacaaatatcgctaaacaaaaaacacaaaattatgaCACCAGAGTGACTAAATCATAATTCTGGGTCAACTATTCCTTGAGGAATAACAATCCCAGATAAGCATTTTTGAGGACTTAACATTGGTTAAAATGAAATATTGTTGAGATATCTACCTTGGTTGTCGACACTGCATATTTTGGCTCTTAGCTCTGGGATCTTTGCGCTCAATCTATCAGGTGACTGGTATGTAATGGTGCGCTGGGGGTTCCCTGTGATGTTGTTTATTTCAGCCCTCATCCCGTCTGGCGCTACACCGATAATGAAGATCTCCCTGTCCCGTGCGTACTTTGCTGGCTCCACCACAGGATCCATCGACGGCGTTCCTGTGAGCAGCACTACCACTCGCGGCAGGTCGTCCTGAACATCTGCGAACACAGGTGCGCTCTGAAAGCCGTGGCGTGTGATGTATCGTAGGGCGTTTCCAGCCTTAGCCTGCCCACGACGATACTGCAAGCCCTCAACAGCTTGGATCAGCTTCGCCGGGTCTCTGTGCTCCCCAATTTTGGCCTCGATCTTCACATCGCTTCCATACTGGGCCAACCCCATCTTCACAGGGGTGTCAGAACTTAGCACAGCCTGCATGAAACGCTTCAGAAAGGACTTGAAGCGCAAGAAACCCTCCAGGGTAAGCGCAGAGGAGCCCTCGACGAGAAACAGCACATCAACAGAGCAGTCGAAACTGAGAATGGGAGCTGGAAAAAGAATACGGTTAAAAGAATATgctaagggttagttcacccaaaaatgaaaattagcccattatttactcaccctctgggCAACCTActgtaggtgtatatgactttcttctttcagttgaATCTAATCTGAGTTGTATTAAAATTTGTTccggctctcccaagctttatcatggcagtgggtaggtgtttctcttcatcagtctaaaGCAAGTCCATTAAAGCgcattcatccataataaaaaagtgtctcacacagctccggggggtaaataaaggtctcctgtagtgAATGGATgtgtttttgcaagaaaaataaCTGTGTTTAAAACGAAATAACTACTTTAACCCTTTAACGCGTACGATCACAcccgtgtgatttgtcttggctggtccctggggcgtacgatcacaccggtgtgattcgaacgttcgccgcatcatgtcatcagctgctgaattcaaatcggtTTTGGTGCTTTGGGCTGGCGCTAAGCCAAtgcgggggaaaaaaaaactatgcGGAAGCTGTTCCGGGCGGATGATGTATGACGTTCATTGTTTTGCATACTTCGCTCAGAAGTGACAAATGCGGACGCGCAGTGGAGAGATCAAAACCAAAcaacagtcacaaattagaagtacaaaatgggatttgtaaagaaaaatgttggaggagactggttttcctttgctaaagtaaggaaactttgcttcctttgctcctgtaaacaaatgttggttttcaTGAGACTCACAGATGTACGACAGTGTGTAAAAGCTAGATTAAAgtgtttattaaattttaatatattagaTTAGAATTTGTTGTTCTTACAAAAACACCTCCATTCACTGCAGGAGAACTTTATTCACCCCATGGatccatgtgaggcactttttattatggatggctgcacttcattggacttgttttagactgatgaagagaaacacccatcaACTGCAATAATAAAGCCtgggagagccagaacaattttttatAAAACTCCGACTGGATTCGTCTGaaggaaggaagtcatatacagctAGGATGTCTGGACGGTGAATAAAAAattggctaattttcatttttgggtgaactaaccctttaacatgcCTCTTCTGCATTATCTCATGTTTATTTTAGAGTTTAGTTGAGATCATGTGAGTGAGACATCTATTAACACatgcaaaaatgcatttacaaacaGCATAAAATAAACCAAAAGATCCATCTTTCACTCTGCAGGTAAGTGGGGTCATCTGATCTAACCCTTGCCTGTGATGTCATTCAGTGACTGACAGAAGGAGGTTATGCGTGTCATCACATTCTGATTGGCTGGAGGATTCTATGTCAGTGTTACAATGGAACTCATAGGGACTGATGACGGCTTCTATCTTTGAATCTCATTTAGGAAACTTCCCCCATCTTGAAAATACgcgtgtgtatgtttgtgtggtACTCTCGATAATGGCGGAGGAGGGTGATGCGGAAGAGAATGcacacaaaagtattcttgtagctttgtaaaattacagttgaaccactgatgtcacatggactattttaactatttctgggtctgggaacatttcagttacactgctctctatgcagggtcagaaaaccttgaattttatcaaaaatatcttaatttgtgttacaaagataaatgaaggtcttacacaTTTGAAATGACATGATGGTGAGAAATGAATGACATAATTACAATTtttgatgaactatccctttaagaaatctATTTGATAGTTGAATTTCACTGCACCAAGCAACACATTAGCACGGCTTCTGACTTTAAGGGCATTTTGGGATGAGAACAGAGTGGTATTGGCTCATAATTAGAGTGTTCCTTTCATCTGAAGGAAATAAGACCTCAAAGGTATATTTCAGTCAGCCATGACCTAGCCCGAAAGCTGACCCCCACTGTAACATGAAACCATGAGCTGTTTATGACAActcccacccacacacacacccacacacatatacatacacaatCCAACCAACCCcatcaaaacaaaacacacacatctCCCAGTGAACGTGAGACTGAAACAGCTCATTAGATGCAGAGGAGTGTGGGAAGAGAAGCACATGAATGTGAACTCACCACAATTGGGGTCACTGCCGTAGCCTGCAGGACACTCGCAGCGGTACTTCTCTAACCCCTCGGATATACACGTCCCACCGTTTTGACAGGGCTGAGAATCACAGGGGTCTGAAGAAAGACAGGACCATTAATGTTAATCAGATTGTTAATTAAATATCCATTATTCAGTTTTCTGATTGTTAGCTCTTACCTGGACATATAGTTCTGTGACAAACAACAGGATGTTGCTGGTAAACTTTGTTATACCTATAAGACAATGTGAAAACGTTTCAGTTCACACTTTTCTGTTaatagattagttcacttccagaataaaaatctcatgataatatactcaccccaatgtcatccaagatgttcatgtctttctttcgaaaataaattttctccatatagtggacttcaatggtgcggTAATTACCTTATTTGCATTTGACTTACTTTGCGCATTCGCTTTGTAAATACTAGGTTGATACTTCCGCCTATGTCATGTGTACGTGATTACATAAGAGCTAGTGCAAGaggagcatttgtgattaaaaagtatataattttttattttttttttagaaaatgacagataatttcactagattacctggctgggatcatgtagagccctttgaaactacaattgaaatttggacctttaacccgttggccaccattaaagtccattatatggagaaaagtcctgtaatgttttcctcaaaaccttaatttcttttcaactgaagaaagaaattaatatcttggatgacatgggggtgagtaaattatcaggaagtaATCCTTCAATGATCTTTGTTTTACCTCAGGCCATGAAGCCTCAAAAACTTTTTgagttaaaatatttaatttattagtttgtttatGTTTATGAAAGAGCATGTAAAACCACTATCACATTTATGTTAATAAACTTCTGTATGTTTTACCTAAGGCTATTAAAATTATTCAAAAGCAttaaaattgtttcttttttaatgtaCTTATTTTTTGGTCAAATGTTGTGTAAAACAATATGAAACCAGTGTCAGGCCATATGTTACTGTTAATGATCTCCTTTAAGTTTTACCCCAGGCCATGAAACTTAAATATGAGCCTGGGACACTTCAAAAGAACAATAACACACAATGTGATACAATGCAAACATAAGCTCAGACCTGAGGCATCTCTGTGACTAATGATCCATACTGGTGTGTAATGGAGTCAatgtgcattaaagggatagttcacccaaaaatgaaaattctgtcattaattactcaccttcatgtcgttccaaattcGCAAGATttttctttggaacacaaattgagatattttggacgaaatccgagagcttcctgaccctgcatagacagcaatgcaactgacacattcaaggcccaaaaagatagtaagaacatcagtaaaatagtccatgtgacatcggtgGTTTAACCCAATAATTTTGGGTTaaatactttttgtgagcaatgaaaacaaaaaaaattactttattcaacaatctcttttgtgtcagtcttcATCACGCATTCATGAAACTTGgaacagaagaaattgttgaagaaAGTTATTATTGtgttctttgcgcacaaaaagtattattgtagattgataaaattatggttgaaccactgatgtcacatggactattttaacaatgtccttactacctttctgggccttgaacatgtcagttgcgttgctgtctatgcagggccaaaAAACTTTCAACagaaaatgacagaatttaaatttttgggtgaactatccctttaagaatgtgCATTTTGGTAATTTTAACATAGTATTGCCAAACTTCAATTAGGCCTAAAGCATCTAAAGACCATTGTGTTTTGTTCCATCCGTGTCATTTACCTGTAATGAGGGCAGAGGGATGCGTACGTTGAGTAACCCTTGGACCCTTTCCAGCACATGAAGTTTCCCTGAAGCTCTTTGACTGTCTCCAGAGTTTTGTGAACACATGGGTAAGACTCCACTTTACACCCTGCAGGTATCACAGTGCAGGAAATGAGACTCACTGTTCAAAATGGTGCTGCTGATTGAGTCACAGGTGAGTTTTTTACCTGAAGGAACGGCAGTGCAGACGGATGAGGTGGTGAGGGTGGTGAATAATCCGTTTACAGCATCACTAAAGTGCTCCGCGAAGAATACATGAGCGTCTGAAGGGCTGCTTGCCAATTCACGGAGCTCTTCCCATCTTAGAAGAGAAAGACAAGGCATGATTTAGCAGCTAGTATGCATTGTGATGTAGTATGCATTCATTAAATAGGCTTTGGTATCACatagtccttcagaaatcattctaatgtgctgatttgctgctctaacatttcttattattatcattgttgcttaagacctcaaacttttgaacacttgTGTTTGTCACATAGTCAATTCCAGATTTATATTACACAACATATGGCCGATTATTTTTGAGATGACAGAGCATATGGTGCTGTAAGAACTCTGAGGGCTTTCATTCATCTAAACGTCACAGTAATTCACCCAAACACACCATTGATACAGTCCCAGCTGTTAGATACAGCCATTAAGGTGAGTTTATCCACTAAGCTTCCCTCTTCCTCCGGCACCTGTTGGGAAGCTGCCATAAAGCCTCGAAGTAAAGAGAGAGCACAGGAATTATGCTATCTGCAGCCTAACCAACAGCAACAACACACATCCAAGCTGTCAGCAGCCTTTTAGTGTACAATAACACACCTGTCAGTGAGACACTACTGTGTCTGAGAGCTGTCAGTAAATCAGTTCACTGTCTAATAGAGCTGAAAACATTTACAATATGACAGCACTTGTCCCTGAAAATGCTTCAAAATAATCGCTAACAAAAAACACTGAAAAGTACCATAATAATACCTTAATATTACCTATCCTACGTCATTCCTATATTATTTTTCACAGTACATTGCAGTACCATGTAATGTGCAGTACCATACTCAACCCATATTgtgtttcaaaaaacatttttttaaatttcatctcaCTATAGAACCTGGACGGTTTGAAGTTCAagtaataatttattagtatttctAGTGGTGATGATTGTGGACAATGTGTATTGGAGAAAAACATTAATAACattcagttgttaattttaaaaatttaattacaggtaataaaaaataatatacataattatgtattatatattaatatttttcacaTATTTTTCACACAAATGAAAATTAGATACTATAGTACTGTTTTTTGCACTACAGTAGTgaataaactaccagtcaaaagttttaaagagcattaaagcattaaagatttttaatgaagatTTTTCAATAatgctcttctgctcaccaagactgtatttatttgatccaaaatacagcaaaaactgtaatattgtgaaatatttgtactattttaaataactgctttctatttaaacaatttttaaaattttatttattcctgtgatcaaagtaaaattttcagcatcattactccagtcttcagtgatccttcagaaatctttctaatatgctgatttgctgttcacgaaacatttattattattattataattagcaatatttaaaacagtcaaatAAATTTTTTGAGTACAAAaagccttttgtaacattatatactatatcAAAAAAGCTTTGagttttagcaaggatgctttaaattgatcaaaagtgatgataaaaatattaataatgttacaaaagatttctatttcagataaatgctgttcggctgaacgttctattcatcaaagaaacctgaaaaaaattctactactactattactaataataataataaaagttacagtaaagtaaatcagaatatcagatgctaaaaattcagctttgaaatcacaggaataaattcaaatagaaaacagttattttagatagtaaaaatatgtcaaaattttactgtttttgctgtacttttgatcaaataactgcaggcttggtgagcagaagagccattataaaacattgtatcattcaaaaacttttgactggtgagAAAATGCTTAATCTGCATGAAAATAATATCATATTAATATCATATTAAACTATTTTTACAGGCTTCACTTTTACAGGCATCAAATTCATTTCCTTTgatcaaaacataatttcttacttTGTGTGAAATGATTTGGTGGTGAAATATGTCCCAAGACTTTGGGAAGCAGGTTATTAGAGATTTGAAAGTTTTATTTTCGTTATTGAAGTGTGTGTAAATGTTATGTGTTACCTGGGGTAACGAATCCCCACGGCAAACAGAGTCACTCCAGACAGCTTGAGCTCCGAGGCAGCCAGCTGCGCTGCCCCCTGGGACTTTCCGTCAGATAAGAGGATGACGACGCGTGGCACTGTGGAATTACGTCCGCCGGAAAACCCCTTCCTCAGAACGAACTTCAGAGCCAGACCTGTCTGTGTGCTTCCACCTCtgagtgagagaaaaaaaacagatttaCTTATACACAGCATTTTAAGACATAAAACTGAAAAACTGAATATTTCCatgcatgtgaccctggaccacaaaaccagtcttaagtggcacaggtattttgtagcaatagccaacaatacattgtatggcccaaaattataaaattttcttttgttccaaaaatcattaggatttaagATAAAGATCATGattcatgaatatattttgtaaatttcctaccgtaaatatatccaaacttaatttttgattagtaatatgcattgctaagaacttcatttggacaactttacaggcaattttctcaatatttagtttttctcaccctcagattccagattttcaaatagtatctcagccaaatattgtcctatccaaacaaaccatacatcaatagaaagctttcaaAAAATGCACCCTTATGACGgtttttgtggtcaagggtcacttTGAAATGATATTCCAGTCTTTATTACTGAGCTTTGTGGTATGTCACACCTTCACTGTGGAGAAGAGTAAATCAGATACCCACAGCAGCACAGTCAACACTGCACAATGAAGAGGACCGTCTGGCAGGGAGTCTTCTTTGACTGCCTATGCTCTAATCTCTTATTAATTTAACTACGGCGGCCCCTCAGAAGTCTTGGGATAACACAGAAGCCTTTAGTTCCCTTCACTGCACTGTGTCCTTAATGCACCCCTCATGATGAAACCTAAACCAATTACAGCACTCTCAGATTCACACTGACTGCTGTTTTATCTTTAGGAGGATTCAAACTCGGCTTGACTACTTTCCAGTGTTAAAAaatcaattctgtcattaattactcaccctcatgtcgttccaaaaccctACGAccaccttcgttcatcttcggaacacaaattaagatatttttgatgaaatccaagagatttctgaccttgcatagaccgTAACACaacattcaaggctcagaaaagtagtaagggcATCAGTTAAACAGTCCATTATGTagagtgccctccactaatattggcacccttagtaaatatgagcaaaggtgactgtgaaaataaatctgcatcatttatctattagatctttcattcgaaaaattcacTAAATTCTAaccctttcattgaagtaaaacaatggaaaatggGGGTgggtctcattatgaaataaatgtttttctctagttcatgttggccacaattattgtcaaagtaaaatatctctggagtatattcccattaatattattttttttagcacaccaggatggctaggagtataaaattgtccagccatgactttctgttccacaggattataaatatgaggaacacaaaagccaaattcccttaatcagcCATTACAAGATGGATGTAGTTCTGATATGCAGAACAGAACAGAAGAACAACagaagtttgttgagcttcacaaaatagaaagtggctgtaagaaaagagctaaagcattcaaaatccccattcccaccatcagggcaataattacgAAGGTCCAATCAAATAAAGATGTTATAAATCTGCccagaagaggatgtgtgtctatatcatcctaatgcacgataaggaggagagtttgagtggccaaagactctccaaggatcacagttggagaattgcagagaattattaagtcttggggtcagaaagcctaaaataaaatgatcaaacagcccctacatcaccacatgttgttccagagggtttcaagaaaaaatcctcctggcttacccaaaaacaaactccagcatattcacttgtcagacatgattggaacttcaaacaagactggcttctatggtcagatgaaaataaaaatgagctttttggcagctaaccctccagatggttttggtgcagacagggataaaaatactgctgggtctttaatgttgtggacctattttctgccggacatcttgtttagatacatggctttatggactctatcaaataccagcagataaaaaaaataaacctgactgcctctgttagaaatcttataatgggccatggttgcatcttccagcaggacgatgatccaaaacacacatcaaaatcaacacaaaaattgtgt
This window encodes:
- the vwa2 gene encoding von Willebrand factor A domain-containing protein 2 isoform X2 encodes the protein MSSSSRLHLLLMLLFGQVWSISSVQEMQTDLETIMKINAAGEMMQCSAAMDILFVMDSSYSVGKGGFERSRHYVLKLCEALDVSADKVRVGVIQFGSTPKLEISLDSYNSKEELKKKMKKIHYRGGSTQTGLALKFVLRKGFSGGRNSTVPRVVILLSDGKSQGAAQLAASELKLSGVTLFAVGIRYPRWEELRELASSPSDAHVFFAEHFSDAVNGLFTTLTTSSVCTAVPSGCKVESYPCVHKTLETVKELQGNFMCWKGSKGYSTYASLCPHYRYNKVYQQHPVVCHRTICPDPCDSQPCQNGGTCISEGLEKYRCECPAGYGSDPNCAPILSFDCSVDVLFLVEGSSALTLEGFLRFKSFLKRFMQAVLSSDTPVKMGLAQYGSDVKIEAKIGEHRDPAKLIQAVEGLQYRRGQAKAGNALRYITRHGFQSAPVFADVQDDLPRVVVLLTGTPSMDPVVEPAKYARDREIFIIGVAPDGMRAEINNITGNPQRTITYQSPDRLSAKIPELRAKICSVDNQGCLGQALDLVFVLDASSGVGKDNFVHLQDFVRSTSVQFDINRDVAQVGLVVYGRRPVTVFDLDKYDSGSAVLRAVGDAAFLGGKASTGSALLHVLSQSLTVGKGARPGVNKAIVVLTDGTGAEDAAVPAQKIRDSGVSVFVIGIGDKQQEVLFRIAGSEDHMISVPSYDDLKYSEDVLVQMVCADVKKPVNLCSPNPCMNDGVCVLLNGSYRCECHGWKGPHCETR
- the vwa2 gene encoding von Willebrand factor A domain-containing protein 2 isoform X1; translated protein: MSSSSRLHLLLMLLFGQVWSISSVQEMQTDLETIMKINAAGEMMQCSAAMDILFVMDSSYSVGKGGFERSRHYVLKLCEALDVSADKVRVGVIQFGSTPKLEISLDSYNSKEELKKKMKKIHYRGGSTQTGLALKFVLRKGFSGGRNSTVPRVVILLSDGKSQGAAQLAASELKLSGVTLFAVGIRYPRWEELRELASSPSDAHVFFAEHFSDAVNGLFTTLTTSSVCTAVPSGCKVESYPCVHKTLETVKELQGNFMCWKGSKGYSTYASLCPHYRYNKVYQQHPVVCHRTICPDPCDSQPCQNGGTCISEGLEKYRCECPAGYGSDPNCAPILSFDCSVDVLFLVEGSSALTLEGFLRFKSFLKRFMQAVLSSDTPVKMGLAQYGSDVKIEAKIGEHRDPAKLIQAVEGLQYRRGQAKAGNALRYITRHGFQSAPVFADVQDDLPRVVVLLTGTPSMDPVVEPAKYARDREIFIIGVAPDGMRAEINNITGNPQRTITYQSPDRLSAKIPELRAKICSVDNQGCLGQALDLVFVLDASSGVGKDNFVHLQDFVRSTSVQFDINRDVAQVGLVVYGRRPVTVFDLDKYDSGSAVLRAVGDAAFLGGKASTGSALLHVLSQSLTVGKGARPGVNKAIVVLTDGTGAEDAAVPAQKIRDSGVSVFVIGIGDKQQEVLFRIAGSEDHMISVPSYDDLKYSEDVLVQMVCADVKKPVNLCSPNPCMNDGVCVLLNGSYRCECHGWKGPHCETRSREQPSRGDLPKPSGLRRRQHKSEKELLQRYRQHRRRHASQTQHR